The following proteins are co-located in the Paenibacillus sp. JNUCC32 genome:
- a CDS encoding DUF1540 domain-containing protein, whose protein sequence is MANEAKPLVKCSVSNCHYWGEQNLCHAEMIMIEIDRHANVKLNEEYGAEPYVDDHQDVADKSSETCCLTFKPKG, encoded by the coding sequence ATGGCCAACGAAGCCAAACCATTAGTGAAGTGCAGTGTCAGCAATTGCCATTACTGGGGAGAACAAAATTTATGTCATGCCGAGATGATTATGATCGAGATTGACCGTCATGCGAATGTGAAACTTAACGAAGAGTATGGGGCAGAGCCTTACGTAGACGATCATCAGGATGTTGCTGACAAGTCTTCCGAGACCTGCTGTCTGACCTTCAAGCCGAAGGGCTGA
- a CDS encoding tRNA (adenine(22)-N(1))-methyltransferase yields MKLSRRLTKILEKIPRGSKLADIGSDHALLPVAAVECGAAVQAVAGEVNPGPYDAAVKQVIESGMTDVISVRKGDGLNVLSAGEADVITIAGMGGSLIAAILDRGIEKLAGVRRLVLQPNVGEDILRRWLHSHGWVLIEEWILEEDGKIYEVLVAEPSDTTDLTNEQVYKERTIGDGVRLSADWLFRMGPWLTQSPNPVFHDKWTSEMEKMGYILQSLSRSDLPTAADKASEIRSDIEFIQEVLACLPKDKP; encoded by the coding sequence TTGAAATTATCAAGAAGATTAACGAAAATTCTGGAGAAGATTCCTCGCGGCAGCAAACTTGCAGATATCGGTTCGGATCATGCCTTGCTGCCCGTGGCTGCCGTGGAGTGCGGAGCTGCGGTTCAAGCTGTCGCCGGTGAGGTAAACCCAGGCCCATACGATGCTGCCGTCAAGCAGGTCATCGAATCAGGGATGACCGATGTCATCAGCGTGCGAAAAGGGGACGGATTGAATGTGCTCTCGGCCGGTGAGGCGGACGTGATTACCATTGCCGGCATGGGCGGCAGCCTGATTGCAGCGATTCTGGATCGCGGGATCGAGAAGCTGGCCGGCGTTCGCAGGCTTGTTTTACAGCCGAACGTGGGAGAGGACATTTTGCGCAGATGGTTGCATTCCCATGGCTGGGTGCTGATCGAGGAATGGATTCTGGAGGAAGACGGAAAAATTTACGAGGTGCTGGTCGCCGAGCCTTCGGATACAACCGACCTGACGAATGAACAGGTATACAAGGAAAGGACGATCGGAGACGGTGTCCGGCTTTCTGCGGACTGGCTGTTCCGTATGGGGCCTTGGTTGACGCAATCCCCGAATCCGGTTTTCCACGATAAATGGACGTCGGAGATGGAGAAGATGGGGTATATACTACAGTCGCTATCGCGTTCGGATCTGCCCACGGCAGCCGATAAGGCGAGCGAGATTCGATCGGATATCGAGTTTATTCAGGAGGTGCTGGCATGCTTGCCAAAGGACAAACCGTAA
- a CDS encoding lytic transglycosylase domain-containing protein, which yields MQIDPISWKQMTDVSQMNTNSTESSAGFVNVLSSLLNEESTSKPVERSMTQLAPGVTFKDGLLWQQLGVVNESVSSSTSIEAVVNDTGATKPTTFEDLITAAGERYGVPVSLIKAVIDAESSFNPHAVSSAGAKGLMQLMDGTARGLGVSNPFDPAQNIEGGTKYLSNLIQRFGGEIAMVLAAYNAGPTRVAGLGVSSDEELMSVAHELPKETQAYISKVMNAQSKYAL from the coding sequence ATGCAAATAGATCCGATATCATGGAAGCAAATGACGGATGTATCACAGATGAATACGAATTCCACCGAATCGTCAGCCGGATTTGTCAATGTGCTGAGCAGCCTGCTTAACGAAGAATCCACTTCCAAACCGGTTGAACGTTCCATGACACAGCTGGCGCCCGGCGTCACCTTTAAGGACGGGCTGTTGTGGCAGCAGTTAGGCGTTGTGAATGAATCCGTTTCGTCGAGCACCTCGATAGAAGCAGTGGTCAACGACACCGGGGCAACAAAGCCTACGACTTTTGAGGATTTAATCACGGCGGCAGGGGAACGCTATGGCGTGCCGGTATCGTTGATCAAAGCGGTCATCGACGCGGAATCCTCGTTTAATCCGCATGCGGTCTCGTCTGCAGGTGCCAAGGGACTGATGCAGCTCATGGACGGTACGGCGAGAGGACTTGGGGTAAGCAACCCTTTTGATCCGGCTCAGAACATCGAGGGCGGCACCAAATATTTGTCCAATCTGATCCAACGGTTTGGCGGAGAGATAGCCATGGTGCTTGCTGCCTATAATGCAGGACCGACACGCGTCGCGGGTTTGGGTGTATCCAGCGATGAAGAGCTGATGTCCGTGGCTCATGAATTGCCCAAGGAAACCCAGGCATACATTAGCAAAGTCATGAACGCCCAGTCGAAATACGCATTGTAG
- a CDS encoding Nif3-like dinuclear metal center hexameric protein, producing the protein MLAKGQTVIQFMEQLAPKHVAEPEDRIGLQLGTLQKDIRTVLIALDVNDEVVDEAIELGADLIIAHHAIIYRPLKQLQTDTPMGKVYEKLIKHDIAVYVSHTNLDVTEGGMNDWMAEALGIEDTSPIHDMHNEQLSKLVVFVPKSHHQEVLDAVLGAGAGWIGNYSHCSFNIEGFGTFVPREGSTPFQGKEGKMERADEVRIETIVPHTIKNKVIQAMLKAHPYEEVAYDLYNMDLKGRSLGLGRVGKLKEPLTLAELVDVVKEKLEVPHVRVVGELDRTIRKAAVIGGSGGRYMMKALFRGADVLVTGDVDYHTAQDALAAGLTIIDPGHNAEKIMKVKVAEWMEQKLQEHKYETRVVASRINTEPFQFV; encoded by the coding sequence ATGCTTGCCAAAGGACAAACCGTAATTCAATTCATGGAACAACTGGCCCCGAAGCACGTGGCCGAACCCGAGGACCGGATCGGGCTCCAGCTCGGAACTTTGCAAAAGGACATCCGCACGGTGCTGATTGCACTGGACGTGAATGACGAAGTGGTGGATGAAGCCATAGAGCTTGGGGCTGACCTGATTATCGCGCATCATGCGATTATCTACCGTCCGCTGAAGCAGCTGCAGACGGATACGCCGATGGGCAAGGTATACGAGAAGCTGATCAAACACGACATCGCGGTCTATGTAAGCCATACCAATCTGGACGTAACCGAGGGCGGCATGAACGATTGGATGGCGGAGGCGCTGGGCATCGAGGATACGTCGCCCATCCATGACATGCATAACGAGCAGCTGTCCAAGCTGGTGGTGTTTGTTCCGAAGAGCCACCATCAAGAGGTGCTGGATGCCGTGCTCGGAGCCGGCGCAGGCTGGATCGGAAATTACAGCCACTGCAGCTTCAATATCGAGGGCTTCGGCACCTTCGTTCCAAGAGAAGGCAGCACCCCTTTTCAAGGCAAGGAAGGAAAGATGGAACGGGCAGACGAGGTCCGGATCGAAACGATTGTTCCCCACACGATTAAGAACAAGGTCATCCAGGCTATGCTGAAGGCGCATCCTTATGAAGAGGTTGCCTACGATCTGTATAACATGGACCTGAAGGGAAGATCCCTCGGTCTTGGACGGGTCGGGAAGCTGAAGGAGCCCCTGACGCTGGCTGAGTTGGTCGACGTGGTAAAAGAGAAGCTGGAGGTCCCTCATGTTCGCGTAGTAGGAGAACTCGACCGTACCATACGCAAGGCAGCCGTTATAGGCGGCTCCGGAGGACGCTACATGATGAAGGCGCTGTTTCGGGGAGCAGACGTGCTGGTAACTGGGGATGTGGATTATCATACGGCACAGGACGCGCTGGCCGCAGGACTTACAATCATTGATCCGGGCCACAATGCCGAGAAGATCATGAAAGTCAAAGTTGCCGAGTGGATGGAGCAGAAGCTCCAGGAGCATAAGTACGAAACTCGGGTCGTGGCTTCCCGCATCAACACGGAGCCGTTCCAGTTTGTTTGA
- a CDS encoding TerC family protein has translation METIFLLGQILVINLVLSGDNALVIAMASKDLPEIHRKRAVWIGTAGAVLLRCILTFVAVLLLKIPFLQAGGALLLIWIAVKLMMQKEHDPASMARASTIWGAVNTILIADFVMSLDNVLAIAGLANGDLSLIVIGIILSIPIVVWGSGMISRLLQKFPVLLYIGAGILAFTAGEMLIQDSRVGLLLAYWMPYAHSLLPIIVAGFVVLIGGLQTVRRTGA, from the coding sequence GTGGAGACGATTTTTTTGTTGGGACAAATATTAGTGATCAATCTTGTACTCAGCGGCGACAATGCCTTGGTCATTGCTATGGCCAGCAAGGATCTTCCGGAAATACACCGCAAACGGGCCGTTTGGATCGGGACGGCGGGGGCCGTACTTTTGCGCTGCATTCTGACTTTTGTGGCCGTTCTGCTGTTGAAAATTCCGTTTCTGCAGGCTGGCGGCGCATTGCTGCTCATCTGGATCGCGGTCAAACTGATGATGCAAAAGGAACATGATCCTGCGAGCATGGCCAGGGCTTCCACGATATGGGGCGCGGTCAATACGATTCTGATCGCCGATTTTGTCATGAGCCTGGACAATGTCTTGGCAATCGCGGGGCTTGCCAATGGCGATCTCTCCCTGATTGTCATCGGGATTATATTAAGCATTCCAATTGTTGTATGGGGAAGCGGGATGATCTCCAGGCTGCTTCAAAAGTTTCCCGTACTGCTCTATATAGGTGCCGGTATTCTAGCTTTTACAGCAGGCGAAATGCTCATACAGGATTCTCGCGTCGGCCTGCTGCTGGCTTATTGGATGCCCTATGCGCACAGCTTGCTGCCGATTATCGTGGCGGGTTTCGTTGTTCTCATCGGCGGATTGCAGACGGTAAGACGGACCGGCGCGTAA
- a CDS encoding YpuI family protein codes for MPADNLQKLCSESREKLKSAISIMETFLNEHALSQLVTEQDEETVHFYKGFLSDVRHLLVFSEVSYEKLGVVQRRPNFDIDFAEKALYNLYHRCVNSFFYPKNESYSEDGRYAYTGQDAIRFRKKPVRPARDVIMNITKIYEELRDDLAYYESDYLTERRMQSERSHA; via the coding sequence ATGCCAGCAGACAATCTTCAGAAATTATGCTCAGAATCCAGAGAAAAGTTGAAATCTGCTATTTCGATTATGGAAACGTTTTTGAATGAACATGCTTTATCTCAATTGGTAACGGAACAGGACGAGGAAACCGTTCACTTTTACAAAGGATTTCTGTCGGATGTTCGCCATTTGCTCGTATTTTCTGAAGTTTCCTATGAGAAGCTAGGCGTTGTACAGCGTCGCCCTAATTTTGATATCGATTTTGCCGAGAAGGCTTTGTATAATTTGTATCATCGCTGCGTGAACAGCTTCTTCTATCCCAAAAATGAAAGTTATTCCGAAGATGGCCGTTACGCCTACACCGGACAGGATGCCATCCGTTTCCGGAAGAAGCCGGTACGTCCCGCACGTGACGTCATCATGAACATTACCAAGATTTATGAAGAGCTTCGCGACGATCTTGCTTATTACGAGAGCGATTATTTGACGGAGCGCCGGATGCAATCCGAGAGAAGCCACGCTTAG
- a CDS encoding TerC family protein, with amino-acid sequence METTAAEFFLALINIVFLDLILAGDNAIVIGLAARNLPKETQKKAIIYGTAGAVILRIIATILVVWLLNIPWLLLVGGVLLIGIAYKLLTDDNNDHGNIKAGSNLGAAIRTIIVADAAMGLDNVIAVAGAAKHNMILVTLGLLISVPIVVWGSTLFIKLINRFPWIIYVGSAVLAYTASSMITEEKHFMGYFEGHQIIKYLFIAAIIVGVLTAGHLKKKSAARRQSSTLS; translated from the coding sequence ATGGAAACCACAGCCGCTGAATTTTTTCTTGCATTAATCAACATTGTGTTTTTGGATTTGATATTGGCCGGGGACAACGCCATCGTGATCGGCCTGGCGGCACGCAATCTTCCGAAGGAAACCCAGAAAAAAGCCATTATCTACGGTACGGCAGGTGCTGTAATTCTCCGCATCATAGCCACCATCCTTGTCGTCTGGCTGCTCAACATCCCTTGGCTGCTGCTTGTGGGAGGCGTGCTCCTGATCGGCATTGCTTACAAGCTGTTGACCGACGACAATAATGATCACGGCAATATCAAGGCTGGCAGCAACCTGGGCGCGGCCATCCGCACCATCATCGTAGCCGATGCCGCCATGGGCCTGGACAACGTCATTGCCGTTGCCGGCGCGGCCAAACATAACATGATCCTTGTAACCCTGGGCCTGCTCATCAGCGTTCCCATCGTGGTATGGGGCAGCACCCTGTTCATCAAGCTGATCAACCGCTTCCCATGGATTATCTATGTAGGTTCAGCGGTGCTTGCATATACGGCATCCTCCATGATTACCGAGGAGAAGCATTTTATGGGGTACTTTGAAGGGCACCAGATTATAAAGTATCTGTTCATTGCCGCCATCATCGTCGGCGTGCTGACGGCAGGACATCTGAAAAAAAAATCAGCCGCTCGCCGTCAGTCGTCCACCCTGTCCTAA
- a CDS encoding S8 family peptidase, giving the protein MKSRTFWSIIGAASVIGALLILLFIPGSKQPAPTAEPSRPLKPQQENKAKHFTMLGDIQATDQLNRLDARGHLRKMLNNDSLRSAGQVKAYTQKEQKMHKHFQQVRWYNLKENKMADIQGQLPKMSKTDKNRIAHHFQLAQQKLKRGEPYDSPKFNAAGQPYFVVAEPSKDGRYGAAALVNQAVLQEVSNHQKRNLRLIPYPKEGKFRVESIHADTLSDITVKTGHDNEKASHFYENEIVVSFQNEPSKQQLLDISKEISCETPRKLGYAYVFRSKDMDYQKLRSYFQQKWKIKYTEPHYIYLTNDRSPQSRVNSDFPDGANAQVNIPNDLLFSEYQWNLPVIETNRGWDLSKGSEDVIIAVIDTGVDLQHSDLDGQLVEGYNIVEKDKQPLDDVGHGTHVAGIIGALVNNGEGVAGVSWYNKIMPVKALDGSGSGTTYAVAEGIIWATDHGAKVINMSLGNYADSQFLHDAVKYAYDRDVVLVAASGNDNTERPGYPAAYPEVLAVAATDSNQKRAEYSNYGDYIDVAAPGTNIASTFPGNQYAALSGTSMASPHAAAMAGLIRSLNPDLTNQEVMDVMINQAVDLGDKGRDKYYGHGQIDIFQSLKSVGAPEVPLQMWPGHTLRNLEQELRKLNGSNDKR; this is encoded by the coding sequence GTGAAATCTCGTACCTTTTGGAGCATTATAGGGGCAGCGTCAGTTATTGGCGCGCTTTTGATCTTGCTGTTCATCCCCGGCTCGAAACAGCCGGCTCCAACAGCTGAACCGTCACGGCCCTTAAAACCCCAGCAGGAGAACAAGGCCAAGCATTTTACCATGCTGGGCGATATCCAGGCAACGGATCAATTAAACCGTCTCGATGCCAGGGGACACCTCCGCAAAATGCTGAACAATGATTCTTTGCGCAGCGCGGGGCAAGTCAAGGCGTATACGCAGAAAGAGCAAAAGATGCACAAGCATTTTCAGCAAGTACGCTGGTATAACCTCAAGGAAAACAAGATGGCGGACATTCAAGGCCAGCTTCCCAAAATGAGCAAAACCGACAAAAATCGGATCGCCCATCATTTTCAACTGGCGCAGCAGAAATTGAAACGCGGGGAACCTTATGATTCCCCCAAATTCAACGCGGCGGGGCAGCCTTATTTTGTTGTGGCCGAACCGTCCAAGGATGGCAGATATGGCGCTGCCGCCCTGGTCAATCAAGCCGTGCTCCAAGAGGTAAGCAATCACCAGAAGCGGAATCTCCGCTTAATTCCGTATCCGAAGGAAGGAAAATTCCGGGTCGAGTCCATCCATGCGGATACCCTCTCCGACATCACCGTCAAAACCGGCCATGATAATGAAAAGGCCAGTCATTTTTACGAAAATGAAATCGTGGTGTCCTTTCAAAATGAACCGTCAAAGCAGCAGCTGTTGGATATCTCCAAGGAAATATCATGCGAAACGCCAAGGAAACTGGGTTATGCCTATGTTTTCCGTTCCAAAGATATGGATTACCAGAAGCTTCGCTCCTATTTCCAGCAGAAGTGGAAAATCAAATACACGGAGCCTCACTACATTTATTTAACCAATGATCGCAGCCCTCAATCCCGGGTTAACTCGGATTTCCCGGATGGGGCGAATGCCCAAGTCAATATTCCGAATGATCTCCTGTTTTCGGAATATCAGTGGAATCTGCCCGTCATCGAGACAAACCGGGGCTGGGATCTGTCCAAAGGCAGCGAAGATGTCATCATCGCCGTAATTGACACAGGGGTGGATCTTCAGCATTCCGATTTGGACGGACAACTGGTGGAAGGATACAACATTGTCGAGAAAGACAAACAGCCGCTGGATGATGTGGGGCACGGGACGCACGTAGCCGGGATCATCGGTGCCCTGGTCAACAACGGCGAAGGCGTTGCGGGCGTTAGCTGGTACAACAAAATCATGCCGGTCAAAGCGCTCGACGGATCCGGATCGGGAACAACCTATGCTGTCGCGGAAGGCATTATTTGGGCCACGGATCACGGAGCCAAGGTAATCAATATGAGTCTTGGCAACTATGCCGACTCCCAGTTCCTGCATGATGCCGTTAAATACGCCTATGATCGCGACGTTGTGCTTGTTGCCGCATCAGGCAACGACAACACGGAGCGCCCCGGCTATCCTGCCGCCTATCCGGAGGTGTTGGCTGTCGCCGCAACGGATTCCAATCAGAAGCGGGCGGAATATTCCAACTACGGCGATTACATCGATGTGGCCGCTCCAGGGACCAATATCGCAAGCACCTTCCCGGGAAATCAATATGCCGCTCTGTCCGGGACCTCCATGGCCAGTCCCCATGCAGCCGCCATGGCGGGGCTCATCCGTTCCCTTAATCCTGACCTGACCAATCAAGAGGTCATGGACGTCATGATCAATCAAGCGGTGGATCTTGGCGACAAGGGAAGGGATAAATATTACGGTCATGGTCAGATCGACATCTTCCAGTCCTTGAAGTCGGTTGGCGCCCCTGAAGTGCCTCTTCAAATGTGGCCCGGCCATACCCTTCGCAATCTGGAGCAAGAGCTCCGCAAACTAAACGGCTCAAACGATAAAAGATAA
- a CDS encoding cysteine desulfurase family protein, with product MIYWDHAATTPPFDEVVDTMAEVMKLHYANPSALHRSGEAAAKLQKRAREVCAAALDVQPDEIVFTSGATEGNNMAIKGAAMQYSSRGKHIITTGTEHPSVYECCRQLETLGWEVTYLPVDAEGMVDLAALSEAVRKDTVLVSIMHVNNETGAVQPLEEVGRIVKERNPRTLLHVDGVQGFGKVPVSLSGWQADLYSLSAHKFNGPRGMGVLYIRRGVQLFPLISGGSQESGHRAGTENVAGAVAMSKAMRLSRENQPELYARMTEIRELLFQGIRKIPGLVLNSSEQSAPHIIHFSYPGLKPEVMVHALEEMGMLVSTKSACSSKFSEPSRVLLAMGKDREAASSGIRISLGKEHQLGDAARLVEVLAKVCGNLRPVIEREGNRR from the coding sequence TTGATATATTGGGATCACGCTGCAACGACCCCTCCTTTTGATGAAGTGGTGGACACGATGGCGGAAGTCATGAAGCTTCATTATGCCAACCCGTCAGCCCTTCACCGTTCAGGCGAAGCGGCCGCCAAATTGCAGAAAAGGGCAAGAGAGGTGTGCGCAGCCGCGCTGGACGTTCAGCCGGATGAGATCGTATTTACGTCCGGGGCAACCGAGGGCAATAACATGGCGATAAAAGGGGCTGCGATGCAGTACAGCAGCCGGGGCAAGCATATCATCACGACGGGAACCGAGCACCCGTCCGTATATGAATGCTGCAGACAGTTGGAAACGCTGGGCTGGGAAGTGACGTACCTTCCCGTGGATGCCGAAGGCATGGTGGATCTGGCTGCCTTGAGCGAAGCGGTCCGTAAAGATACGGTGCTGGTCAGCATCATGCATGTGAATAATGAAACGGGGGCCGTACAGCCGCTTGAGGAAGTGGGGCGTATCGTGAAGGAACGGAACCCGCGCACGCTGCTGCATGTCGATGGCGTACAGGGATTCGGCAAGGTCCCGGTCTCGCTATCCGGGTGGCAGGCCGATTTGTACAGCTTGTCCGCACATAAGTTCAACGGTCCAAGGGGAATGGGGGTGCTGTACATCAGGCGAGGCGTCCAGCTCTTTCCCTTGATATCCGGCGGATCCCAGGAGAGCGGGCATCGGGCGGGCACGGAGAATGTTGCCGGAGCGGTAGCGATGTCGAAGGCCATGCGATTGTCCAGGGAAAATCAGCCTGAGCTTTATGCCAGGATGACGGAGATCAGGGAGCTGCTGTTTCAGGGCATCCGCAAAATTCCGGGCTTGGTGTTAAACAGCAGCGAGCAGAGCGCACCGCACATCATTCATTTTTCGTATCCGGGATTAAAACCCGAGGTGATGGTCCATGCTCTGGAAGAGATGGGCATGCTCGTATCGACCAAATCGGCTTGTTCGTCCAAATTCAGCGAACCCAGCCGGGTGCTGTTGGCGATGGGAAAAGACAGGGAGGCAGCTTCCTCCGGAATTCGTATCAGTCTTGGCAAGGAGCATCAGCTGGGCGATGCAGCGCGGCTGGTCGAGGTATTGGCGAAAGTTTGCGGGAACCTGCGTCCCGTCATAGAAAGAGAGGGTAATCGGAGATGA
- the thiI gene encoding tRNA uracil 4-sulfurtransferase ThiI translates to MTYDKLLLRFGEFTLKGKNRNRFERSVLNHIRSVLRPYPGAKIIKEYGRLYVELNGESPEALIQVLKKVFGLVSISPVRVCSSEPERIIETAVEFVGQKELEGTVTFKVNARRVWKQFPHSSQEMNHLVGSPLLRTYPQLKVKVKQPDMELRVEIRENETYLYYEVIPGAGGYPLGTNGKAMLLLSGGIDSPVAGWSAMRRGLEIECVHFYSFPYTSQLAKEKVMELTRLLSGYTGKIKLHLVPFTDVQTSFVGIGQDNLIITFMRRAMLRIASSLAEREGALAIVTGDSLGQVASQTLPSMNVIGRATELPLLRPLVMMDKNDIINIAMDIGTFDTSILPYEDCCTLFVPKSPTTNPNLKIIEKVEASLTELPALIQAAVEGTETVIITPDSKIGELGEKREEPVVNEDWF, encoded by the coding sequence ATGACTTACGATAAACTGCTGCTTCGCTTTGGCGAGTTTACCCTGAAAGGCAAAAACCGCAACCGGTTCGAGAGATCGGTGCTGAATCATATTCGAAGCGTGCTCAGACCGTATCCGGGCGCGAAAATCATCAAGGAATACGGCCGCCTGTACGTCGAGCTTAACGGAGAGTCTCCCGAGGCGCTGATTCAAGTGCTGAAGAAGGTATTTGGCCTGGTTTCCATCAGTCCGGTTCGCGTTTGTTCTTCGGAACCTGAACGCATTATCGAAACAGCGGTTGAATTTGTGGGGCAGAAGGAACTGGAAGGCACGGTAACCTTCAAGGTCAATGCCAGAAGAGTATGGAAGCAATTCCCTCATTCCTCGCAAGAGATGAATCATTTGGTCGGATCGCCATTGCTGCGGACCTATCCCCAGCTTAAAGTGAAAGTGAAGCAGCCCGATATGGAGCTGCGCGTGGAAATTCGGGAGAACGAGACGTATTTGTACTATGAAGTGATTCCCGGCGCCGGCGGTTACCCCCTTGGTACGAACGGGAAGGCGATGCTGCTCCTCTCCGGAGGAATTGACAGTCCTGTAGCGGGCTGGTCAGCGATGCGCAGGGGACTTGAAATTGAGTGCGTCCACTTCTACAGCTTCCCCTACACCAGCCAGCTTGCGAAGGAAAAGGTCATGGAGTTAACGAGGCTGTTATCGGGCTATACAGGAAAAATCAAGCTTCACCTGGTGCCGTTTACCGATGTGCAGACCTCCTTTGTCGGCATCGGCCAGGATAATCTGATCATTACTTTTATGCGCAGAGCCATGTTACGGATTGCTTCCTCGCTTGCTGAGCGGGAAGGGGCACTGGCGATCGTGACCGGGGATAGCTTAGGACAAGTGGCCAGCCAAACGCTGCCGAGCATGAATGTGATCGGAAGAGCTACCGAGCTGCCGCTGCTCCGGCCGCTCGTCATGATGGATAAGAACGACATCATCAACATTGCGATGGACATCGGCACATTTGACACGTCGATTCTGCCGTATGAGGATTGCTGCACGTTGTTTGTTCCTAAATCGCCGACGACCAATCCGAATCTGAAGATTATCGAGAAGGTGGAGGCTTCGCTTACCGAGCTGCCTGCCTTGATTCAAGCGGCGGTTGAAGGCACGGAGACCGTGATCATCACGCCGGACAGTAAGATCGGCGAGCTTGGCGAGAAGCGTGAGGAGCCCGTAGTCAACGAAGACTGGTTCTAA
- the rpoD gene encoding RNA polymerase sigma factor RpoD, with translation MANDQHTELETEFTLDQVKDQLIEQGKKRSVLSYKDIMEKLSPFDQDTEQMEEFYEQLADLGIDVVNENDEEGPHRQSGDSESHDNEDFGFDDDLSLPPGIKINDPVRMYLKEIGRVPLLSADDEIELANRIEQGDEEAKRRLAEANLRLVVSIAKRYVGRGMLFLDLIQEGNMGLIKAVEKFDYKKGFKFSTYATWWIRQAITRAIADQARTIRIPVHMVETINKLIRVSRQLLQELGREPSPEEIAAEMELSVEKVREIMKIAQEPVSLETPIGEEDDSHLGDFIEDQEALAPADAAAYELLKEQLEDVLDTLTEREENVLRLRFGLDDGRTRTLEEVGKVFGVTRERIRQIEAKALRKLRHPSRSKRLKDFLE, from the coding sequence ATGGCGAATGATCAGCATACTGAACTAGAAACGGAATTTACGCTGGATCAAGTCAAGGATCAGTTGATTGAACAGGGTAAAAAGAGATCCGTATTAAGCTATAAAGATATTATGGAGAAATTGTCGCCATTTGATCAGGACACGGAGCAGATGGAAGAGTTCTATGAGCAGCTGGCCGACCTGGGCATCGATGTGGTAAATGAAAATGACGAAGAGGGCCCTCACCGGCAATCGGGAGATTCCGAATCCCATGATAATGAGGATTTTGGATTTGACGACGATCTTTCACTGCCTCCGGGGATCAAGATTAACGACCCGGTTCGGATGTACCTGAAGGAAATTGGACGGGTTCCGCTGTTGTCCGCGGATGATGAGATCGAGCTTGCCAACCGGATTGAACAGGGAGATGAAGAAGCCAAGCGCCGTCTGGCCGAAGCCAACCTGCGTCTCGTCGTAAGTATTGCGAAGCGTTATGTGGGTCGTGGAATGCTGTTCCTGGATTTGATTCAGGAGGGCAACATGGGTTTGATCAAAGCCGTGGAGAAATTCGATTACAAAAAAGGCTTCAAATTCAGTACGTATGCGACTTGGTGGATTCGCCAAGCGATCACGCGCGCGATCGCGGACCAGGCCCGTACCATCCGTATTCCCGTGCATATGGTAGAGACCATCAACAAGCTGATTCGTGTATCCAGACAGCTTCTGCAGGAGCTTGGACGTGAGCCTTCGCCGGAGGAAATTGCTGCAGAGATGGAACTCAGCGTTGAGAAAGTCCGGGAGATCATGAAGATTGCCCAAGAACCGGTTTCGCTGGAAACGCCGATCGGCGAAGAGGACGATTCCCATCTTGGGGATTTCATCGAGGATCAGGAAGCACTCGCTCCTGCTGACGCGGCTGCGTACGAGCTTCTGAAGGAACAGCTCGAGGATGTGCTGGATACGCTGACAGAGCGCGAGGAGAATGTCCTTCGCCTTCGTTTCGGACTCGATGACGGCCGCACAAGAACGCTGGAAGAGGTCGGCAAAGTATTCGGCGTTACGCGTGAACGGATACGGCAGATCGAAGCCAAAGCGCTCCGTAAGCTTCGTCACCCGAGCCGCAGCAAACGGTTAAAGGATTTTCTCGAATAG